One part of the Populus alba chromosome 18, ASM523922v2, whole genome shotgun sequence genome encodes these proteins:
- the LOC118052121 gene encoding EPIDERMAL PATTERNING FACTOR-like protein 8, translating into MASATDSSYGIRVTFIVILFLSLTFLPPVSVGSSMPSRGSEDMKQKKMVLGSRPPQCVNRCSNCKPCMAALVTPPHHKNGVRGPSSSKGDESYYLLSWKCKCGDKYFQP; encoded by the exons ATGGCGTCGGCGACAGACTCCTCATATGGTATAAGAGTTACATTCATTGTGATTCTCTTCCTTTCCCTCACATTTCTCCCTCCTGTCTCAG TGGGATCATCAATGCCTTCAAGAGGGAGTGAAGAtatgaagcaaaagaaaatggttCTGGGTTCAAGGCCTCCTCAATGTGTCAATAGGTGCTCTAATTGCAAGCCTTGCATGGCTGCTCTGGTCACTCCTCCCCATCATAAAAATGGTGTCAGGGGACCATCATCATCTAAAGGAGATGAAAGCTATTACCTGCTCTCATGGAAGTGCAAGTGCGGAGATAAGTACTTTCAACCTTGA